The Halarsenatibacter silvermanii genome contains a region encoding:
- a CDS encoding divergent PAP2 family protein, producing the protein MYILTISLLTLILAQFIKIFTVFPPSISRFFESGGMPSSHSAFVTCLSVLVGLQQGFNSDIFAVSAVFSLITIYDSGGVRRSVGEQAKILNKLLKEFDPARLEEDKDQIRKNLHELVGHTPFEILAGIMLGFTMALLAV; encoded by the coding sequence ATGTATATACTAACTATTTCACTATTAACATTGATTTTAGCTCAGTTCATTAAAATCTTCACAGTTTTTCCCCCCAGCATAAGCAGATTTTTTGAATCAGGAGGTATGCCCAGCTCTCATTCAGCTTTCGTTACCTGCTTATCAGTCCTGGTAGGTCTGCAGCAGGGATTCAATTCAGATATTTTTGCTGTATCCGCGGTTTTTTCATTGATTACCATTTACGATTCAGGCGGGGTTAGAAGATCAGTTGGTGAGCAGGCCAAAATTCTAAATAAACTGCTGAAAGAATTCGATCCTGCCCGTCTGGAAGAAGATAAAGATCAAATAAGAAAAAATCTTCATGAGCTGGTAGGTCATACTCCCTTCGAAATACTCGCAGGAATAATGCTGGGTTTTACAATGGCATTGCTGGCCGTCTAG
- a CDS encoding bifunctional folylpolyglutamate synthase/dihydrofolate synthase — MRPADPIEYFNSFPLFGQEEGFKPGLERVELLLRELDYNYRSVNYIHVAGSNGKGSTIAMLESIYLSSGYSVGRFISPHIEDFEERIRFDGENISSSELSLLAEKIDEVVSCERFWKDIGRPTFFEVLTAAALLHFSYKQPDIAILETGLGGRLDATNVIKSPLACVITNIDYEHTEHLGETLQEIAAEKAGIIKPGAVVITGESKKGALDTITEKSSKEGAPLFLSEDYFEISNWQENLNHQKFDLIRGGDSYSFELELMGKYQLKNASVACTTVKALDFVFPVTADEMEEGLREVSWPGRLEVLRSDPPLIVDGSHTPAGIRFLKGFINRNFSSLEQATIILSVLQDKRIMEMLEVIRNIDINLKIVMTSSSSQRALQAEDFIEKPYDKLTVSEHESLIETIEEHLKQQGNHELVCITGSLYSVLEIKNAFRKNLIQIDEGAQ, encoded by the coding sequence ATGAGGCCAGCTGATCCCATAGAGTATTTTAATTCATTTCCATTGTTTGGGCAGGAAGAAGGATTCAAACCCGGACTTGAGAGGGTTGAATTGCTCTTAAGAGAACTTGATTACAATTACAGGTCTGTAAATTATATTCATGTGGCCGGCAGCAATGGTAAAGGCTCAACGATTGCCATGCTGGAAAGCATTTATTTATCTTCAGGATATTCAGTTGGCAGATTTATTTCGCCTCATATCGAAGATTTTGAGGAGAGAATTAGATTCGATGGTGAGAATATATCTAGCAGTGAACTTTCGCTGCTGGCGGAAAAAATAGATGAAGTTGTCTCCTGTGAGAGGTTTTGGAAGGATATTGGCAGGCCTACTTTTTTTGAAGTGCTCACAGCAGCAGCTTTGTTACATTTTTCTTATAAACAGCCGGATATTGCTATCCTGGAGACAGGTTTGGGGGGCAGGCTTGATGCAACAAATGTCATTAAATCTCCGCTTGCCTGTGTCATAACAAATATAGATTATGAACATACAGAACACCTGGGTGAAACTTTGCAGGAAATAGCAGCTGAAAAAGCAGGTATCATAAAGCCTGGGGCTGTGGTTATAACAGGAGAGTCAAAAAAAGGAGCTTTAGATACGATTACAGAAAAATCTTCGAAAGAGGGGGCTCCGCTTTTTTTAAGCGAAGACTATTTTGAAATCAGTAACTGGCAGGAAAATCTTAATCATCAAAAATTTGATCTGATTCGAGGCGGAGACAGCTATTCTTTTGAGCTGGAACTGATGGGGAAATATCAGTTAAAAAATGCTTCTGTGGCCTGTACTACCGTCAAAGCACTCGATTTTGTTTTTCCTGTTACAGCTGATGAGATGGAGGAGGGACTGAGAGAAGTTAGCTGGCCCGGGCGATTGGAAGTGCTGAGGTCTGATCCTCCTTTGATAGTTGATGGCAGTCATACACCTGCCGGAATTAGATTTCTCAAAGGATTCATCAACAGAAATTTTTCGAGTTTAGAGCAGGCTACCATTATTTTATCGGTTCTGCAGGACAAGAGAATAATGGAAATGCTGGAAGTGATCAGGAATATTGATATTAATCTTAAAATAGTCATGACCTCTAGTTCTTCTCAAAGAGCTTTACAGGCAGAGGACTTCATTGAAAAACCCTATGATAAATTGACTGTATCTGAACATGAAAGCCTTATTGAAACTATTGAGGAACATTTGAAACAGCAGGGAAATCATGAGCTTGTATGTATTACAGGTTCTCTTTACAGCGTTCTTGAGATCAAAAATGCTTTTCGAAAAAATTTAATCCAGATTGATGAGGGGGCTCAATAA
- a CDS encoding SPOR domain-containing protein produces the protein MRFLPGQEEGALKFVALLLIVSLAAVYAGFRIGNTFFARRMGGEETVEVEEGTVPPEEDFEEDVMEQTEDEDLIDLEEAPETEEDIQEGIEEDDAPEDIEIDREANFLVQVGAFGYEESAEEKAEELRENGYPAFVSSREPYRVQVVGGDTREEAEELADQLIEEGYEAFVHGQ, from the coding sequence ATGAGATTTCTCCCCGGCCAGGAAGAAGGAGCTTTAAAATTTGTCGCACTTTTATTGATAGTTTCACTCGCAGCTGTATATGCAGGTTTCAGAATTGGAAACACATTTTTTGCCAGACGGATGGGCGGCGAGGAGACAGTAGAGGTTGAAGAGGGCACTGTACCTCCAGAGGAAGACTTTGAAGAAGATGTCATGGAGCAGACTGAGGACGAAGATTTGATCGATCTGGAAGAGGCTCCTGAAACAGAAGAAGATATTCAGGAAGGTATAGAGGAAGATGATGCTCCAGAAGATATCGAAATAGATAGAGAAGCCAATTTTCTCGTGCAGGTGGGAGCATTTGGTTATGAAGAAAGCGCTGAAGAAAAGGCAGAGGAGTTGAGAGAAAATGGGTATCCTGCCTTTGTATCCAGCAGGGAACCTTATAGAGTTCAGGTCGTAGGTGGAGATACTCGAGAGGAGGCTGAAGAATTGGCCGATCAATTGATCGAAGAGGGATATGAAGCCTTCGTGCACGGACAGTAA
- the rsxC gene encoding electron transport complex subunit RsxC, which produces MLGLFKNKTKGVHPPENKHLSADSQLEKPSPPEEVAVPIQQHIGAPLELMIEKGDEVKKGQKLADSEAFVSAPVHATISGEVKSIEKVATPSGEKVTAVRITASDSDQQEGFSKIEVDDFDSENPSPSAIRNCVREAGIAGMGGAMFPTHVKLSVPEDKEIDHFILNGAECEPYLTVDHRMMVEKSKKILRGFELLMKAVEVEKGIIAIEENKPDAIKTMRNLVSDKKEIKVEVLPSKYPQGGETVLIKTLLNREVPVDGLPLDVGVIVNNVATASAVADAVDRRKPMIERPLTVTGKGVNNPGNYIVPIGTPINEIISLAGVYAEGPGKVIAGGPMLGKSIAEIQAPVVKGTSGVLVLRKEEVEKYDPDPCIKCARCVDACPCDLMPLNLSKYARKEKVEKLDEYKVSNCIECGSCSYICPAQRPLVHYIRLGKAQLNEQQQSE; this is translated from the coding sequence ATGCTCGGCTTATTTAAAAATAAGACAAAAGGTGTTCATCCTCCAGAAAATAAGCATCTCAGTGCCGACAGTCAGCTGGAAAAGCCATCGCCGCCAGAAGAAGTAGCTGTGCCGATTCAGCAGCATATAGGGGCGCCTTTAGAACTCATGATTGAGAAAGGTGATGAAGTTAAAAAGGGCCAGAAATTGGCTGATAGTGAAGCTTTTGTGTCCGCCCCAGTTCACGCAACAATCAGTGGAGAAGTTAAATCAATAGAAAAAGTAGCCACTCCCTCAGGGGAAAAAGTTACTGCTGTAAGAATTACAGCTTCAGATTCAGATCAGCAGGAGGGCTTCTCCAAAATTGAGGTTGATGATTTTGATTCTGAAAACCCTTCCCCGTCAGCAATAAGAAATTGTGTTAGGGAAGCAGGCATCGCGGGGATGGGAGGAGCAATGTTTCCCACACATGTAAAATTATCTGTTCCTGAGGATAAGGAAATCGATCATTTCATCCTTAATGGAGCTGAATGTGAACCTTATTTGACTGTGGATCACCGCATGATGGTTGAAAAAAGCAAAAAAATACTCAGAGGTTTTGAACTTCTGATGAAAGCAGTAGAAGTTGAGAAGGGCATAATAGCTATAGAAGAAAACAAGCCTGATGCGATAAAGACCATGAGAAACCTGGTATCTGATAAAAAAGAGATAAAGGTGGAAGTTTTACCCAGCAAATATCCTCAGGGCGGAGAAACAGTATTAATAAAAACCCTCCTGAACCGGGAGGTCCCTGTTGATGGTCTGCCTTTAGATGTGGGAGTTATTGTTAACAATGTAGCAACAGCCTCTGCAGTTGCAGATGCAGTAGATCGAAGAAAACCCATGATAGAAAGACCACTAACTGTCACCGGAAAAGGAGTGAATAATCCCGGCAACTACATTGTCCCCATAGGTACCCCCATAAATGAGATCATCAGTCTGGCCGGAGTCTATGCTGAAGGCCCGGGGAAAGTTATAGCCGGAGGTCCTATGCTGGGAAAATCCATAGCTGAAATACAGGCTCCTGTAGTTAAGGGAACAAGTGGTGTTTTGGTTCTTCGAAAAGAAGAGGTAGAAAAATACGATCCTGATCCCTGTATAAAGTGTGCAAGGTGCGTAGATGCCTGTCCCTGTGATTTGATGCCGCTAAACCTGTCCAAATATGCCAGAAAAGAAAAAGTGGAAAAACTGGATGAATATAAGGTGAG